One window from the genome of Candidatus Synechococcus calcipolaris G9 encodes:
- a CDS encoding cysteine desulfurase family protein produces MQLYFDYSATTPCRSEAIAAMEEVLHNHWGNPSSLHEWGQRSATALEQARMQVASLLHGSGESIVFTSGGTEANNLALWGVAQQYAQPQHMITSQVEHSAISKPMAALERQGWQITRLAVDRWGQVNPVDLEGALQANTVLISIIYGQSEVGTLQAIAELGAIARQRGILFHTDGVQVAGRIPIDVQTLPVDLLSLSSHKLYGPQGAGALYIRPGVDLAAMNRGGGQEMGLRSGTQALPAIVGFGVAAELASNEVNAAGLQLQRLRDRLYHQLNALPGLHLTGHPWKRLPHHLSFTVTLADGTPLSGKSVVRQLNLAGIGISSGSACQSGQSIPSPVLMAMGYDEAMAKSSIRLTLGRDTSEADIDWLALVLKQQLEWAEPSAIAPPTAPLFA; encoded by the coding sequence ATGCAACTGTATTTTGACTACAGTGCCACAACCCCCTGCCGCAGTGAGGCGATCGCCGCCATGGAAGAGGTTCTGCACAACCATTGGGGGAATCCATCCAGTCTGCACGAATGGGGTCAGCGATCGGCCACTGCCCTAGAGCAGGCACGAATGCAAGTGGCTAGTCTGCTCCATGGTTCAGGGGAATCCATTGTCTTTACCTCTGGCGGCACGGAGGCCAATAATTTGGCCCTGTGGGGAGTCGCCCAGCAGTATGCCCAGCCTCAACACATGATTACCTCCCAGGTGGAGCATTCGGCCATTAGCAAGCCCATGGCCGCCCTAGAACGCCAGGGATGGCAGATCACCCGTTTAGCCGTGGATCGCTGGGGACAGGTGAATCCCGTCGATTTGGAGGGGGCCCTGCAAGCAAATACGGTCTTAATCTCTATTATTTATGGACAAAGTGAAGTAGGAACCCTCCAGGCGATCGCCGAGTTGGGGGCCATTGCCCGGCAACGGGGTATCCTCTTCCATACCGATGGGGTTCAGGTGGCGGGCCGCATTCCCATTGATGTGCAAACCCTCCCCGTTGATTTATTATCCCTCTCTAGCCATAAACTCTATGGCCCCCAGGGGGCAGGTGCCCTTTATATTCGCCCAGGGGTTGACCTCGCCGCCATGAATCGGGGTGGGGGCCAGGAAATGGGTCTGCGGTCGGGAACCCAGGCCCTACCCGCCATCGTTGGCTTTGGTGTGGCGGCGGAATTGGCCAGTAACGAAGTGAACGCCGCCGGATTGCAATTACAGCGACTGCGCGATCGCCTGTACCATCAACTTAATGCCTTACCCGGACTCCATCTGACCGGCCATCCCTGGAAACGCTTACCCCATCACCTCAGTTTTACCGTGACCTTGGCCGATGGTACGCCCCTCAGTGGTAAATCCGTCGTGCGCCAACTCAACTTAGCTGGCATTGGCATTAGTTCAGGTTCTGCCTGCCAGAGTGGCCAATCCATTCCCAGTCCGGTGTTAATGGCCATGGGTTACGACGAGGCCATGGCAAAATCAAGTATTCGTCTCACCTTGGGGCGGGATACCAGCGAAGCAGATATTGATTGGCTGGCCCTGGTACTGAAGCAACAATTGGAGTGGGCCGAACCCTCGGCGATCGCTCCCCCCACCGCCCCTCTCTTTGCCTAA
- a CDS encoding mechanosensitive ion channel family protein translates to MANVFLADIEPSEELPQLLTELTLQKVVRAIVIIIIAYACMSMIQAVTNWLSERVPRRFRLLIKQSLPFWKGLILIVTISYLLNLFLNLSETNLLALTGTMAVALGFAFKDYISSIIAGIVALFETPYQVGDRIQIDDHYGEVVGYGLRGIRLQTPDDNTVTIPHNKTWTNAISNANSGQLEAQVATDFYFDHHVDGDKVVQILYQAAYSSKYTQLKLPIVVVMKEHPWGTQFKLRSYPMDARDEFVYQTDLICRAKQAFKRQGFPYPKLWRAAFPD, encoded by the coding sequence TTGGCCAACGTGTTCTTAGCCGACATTGAACCGTCGGAAGAACTACCTCAACTATTAACTGAATTAACCTTGCAAAAGGTGGTGCGGGCGATAGTCATTATTATTATTGCCTACGCTTGTATGTCGATGATCCAAGCCGTCACCAATTGGCTATCAGAACGAGTACCCCGACGATTTCGACTCTTAATTAAGCAATCCCTACCCTTTTGGAAGGGGCTGATTTTAATCGTCACGATTTCCTATTTACTCAACTTATTTCTCAATTTATCGGAAACAAATCTGTTGGCACTCACTGGCACGATGGCCGTTGCCCTGGGTTTTGCCTTTAAGGACTACATTAGCTCTATTATTGCCGGTATTGTGGCTCTGTTTGAAACCCCCTACCAAGTGGGCGATCGCATTCAAATTGATGATCATTATGGCGAAGTCGTCGGCTATGGCTTACGGGGAATTCGGCTACAAACCCCGGACGATAATACGGTGACAATCCCCCATAACAAAACCTGGACAAATGCTATCTCCAATGCCAATAGTGGTCAATTAGAGGCCCAAGTTGCCACGGATTTTTATTTTGATCACCATGTAGATGGGGACAAAGTTGTCCAAATTCTCTACCAAGCCGCCTACAGTAGCAAATATACCCAGCTTAAGTTACCCATTGTGGTGGTAATGAAAGAACACCCCTGGGGAACCCAGTTTAAGCTGCGCTCCTATCCCATGGATGCTCGGGATGAATTTGTATATCAAACGGATTTGATTTGCCGCGCCAAGCAGGCCTTTAAGCGTCAGGGTTTTCCCTATCCAAAATTATGGCGTGCCGCTTTTCCTGATTAA
- a CDS encoding AsnC family protein encodes MQSWFTQAKAVTESTDDLMPLPNSLEIQVSQHIQSLPSPQAYQAFIHESLSNALSPWQTDLDAPNSLVILGSPVESIAKIIRDGLQTWVDRPPLEIITPLSCRSRPQIPWIVTSQIRQALQPYPQINVSEDLPMDDSLDLGSLEERTTLIVIPCLEQCFLRCIGGWESIEFLRDRVIHNPNCFWLIGCNHWAWDYLDFVCQVRAYFNDGLYVPPLGGEMLQAWLDPVMKTVVAPTIDFGDRQHFILQNSTRHHQQSLTDEERHQTYWNVLAHQSLGISSMATSLWLKSLRIKNDAIPGGTVPKLELSAQESTEQPFTIHEAFPAPPSLPTLTGGDRYLLNSVLIHGHITRSHLALSLGEPESKIRAQVQSLLRAGVLDQGQGVLSVQPAYYGKIKSELANNNFFVSKN; translated from the coding sequence ATGCAATCCTGGTTTACTCAGGCAAAGGCAGTCACAGAATCGACCGATGATTTGATGCCCCTGCCCAATTCCTTAGAAATTCAAGTTTCCCAGCATATCCAGTCCCTCCCCAGTCCCCAAGCCTATCAAGCTTTTATTCATGAGTCCCTCTCTAACGCCCTTAGTCCTTGGCAAACGGACTTGGATGCCCCCAATAGCTTGGTCATTTTGGGGAGTCCGGTGGAATCCATTGCCAAAATTATTAGGGATGGTTTACAAACTTGGGTCGATCGGCCCCCTTTAGAGATCATTACGCCCCTGTCCTGCCGAAGTCGTCCCCAGATACCCTGGATCGTTACTTCCCAAATTCGCCAGGCCCTACAACCCTATCCCCAAATTAATGTGTCCGAGGATCTCCCTATGGATGATTCCCTGGATTTGGGTAGTCTGGAGGAGCGCACAACCCTAATCGTCATACCCTGTTTAGAACAGTGTTTTCTCCGTTGCATTGGCGGTTGGGAAAGTATTGAATTCCTACGGGATAGGGTCATCCATAATCCCAACTGTTTTTGGTTAATTGGCTGTAATCATTGGGCCTGGGATTATCTTGATTTTGTGTGTCAGGTGAGGGCTTACTTCAATGATGGACTGTATGTACCCCCCTTAGGGGGGGAGATGCTGCAGGCCTGGTTAGACCCGGTGATGAAGACCGTTGTCGCTCCCACCATTGATTTTGGCGATCGCCAGCATTTCATATTACAGAACTCTACCCGCCACCATCAACAGTCCCTCACGGACGAAGAACGCCACCAAACCTACTGGAATGTCCTCGCCCATCAATCCCTAGGCATTAGCAGTATGGCCACCAGCCTGTGGTTAAAAAGTTTACGCATAAAAAATGATGCGATCCCTGGGGGAACCGTCCCCAAACTTGAGTTGTCTGCGCAGGAGTCAACGGAGCAACCCTTTACCATCCACGAAGCGTTTCCTGCCCCCCCTAGCCTGCCGACCCTAACTGGCGGCGATCGCTACCTGCTTAACTCCGTTCTCATCCATGGCCACATTACCCGCTCTCACCTGGCCCTGAGTCTAGGAGAACCGGAAAGTAAAATCCGAGCACAGGTGCAATCCCTTCTGCGGGCCGGTGTCTTAGATCAGGGCCAGGGGGTATTGTCCGTACAGCCCGCCTATTATGGCAAAATCAAAAGTGAATTAGCCAATAATAACTTCTTTGTTAGTAAGAACTAA
- a CDS encoding TIGR04376 family protein, whose protein sequence is MTFLDDLAAFLEQRLDDFIRANPGLELNLILLDIQEQERHTLHLLQTLEQKCQTCEKDILGLVEDIRRWHDRVKKAEAAGRADLAKLAREKEEELRQRGQDLWGQRTQAQAQVEPTRLLLAKIRDRRKELETRIPQPQGTPPPKASYTPPKSDRTDPIEAQFRNWELEAALKELKTSMGL, encoded by the coding sequence ATGACTTTTCTTGATGACTTGGCGGCCTTTCTTGAGCAACGCCTAGATGATTTTATTCGGGCGAATCCTGGCCTTGAATTAAATTTGATTCTGCTGGATATACAGGAGCAGGAACGCCATACCCTTCATTTATTACAAACCCTAGAACAGAAATGTCAAACCTGTGAGAAGGATATTCTTGGCCTAGTTGAGGATATTCGCCGCTGGCACGATCGGGTTAAGAAAGCGGAAGCTGCCGGCCGCGCCGACCTTGCTAAACTTGCCCGGGAAAAGGAAGAGGAACTCCGCCAACGGGGCCAAGACCTCTGGGGCCAGCGCACCCAAGCCCAAGCCCAGGTTGAACCCACTCGTTTGCTTCTAGCTAAAATTCGCGATCGTCGCAAAGAACTAGAAACGCGCATTCCCCAACCCCAAGGGACACCACCGCCCAAAGCCAGCTACACTCCTCCTAAGAGCGATCGCACGGATCCCATTGAAGCTCAATTTCGTAACTGGGAATTAGAGGCTGCCCTGAAAGAGTTAAAGACCTCCATGGGGCTGTGA
- a CDS encoding pentapeptide repeat-containing protein, which produces MANAEHLEILQQGTNEWNQWRENYPKIRPDLGGANLSGMTLELINFNDVNLEGANLAGSDMRRATLREAYLTNTNFYMCDLIEANLEGACLQRATLAGADLYKSNLAMADLRNANLVGALLRRVNLLEATLEGANLTRANLLQANLLQANCKGAILQGAILEGASLINTDFTDAILVEANLMKANACRTCFLGANLYKAEMRGINLRNATMPDGSQSDE; this is translated from the coding sequence ATGGCAAACGCTGAACACCTAGAAATTTTGCAGCAGGGAACCAATGAGTGGAACCAGTGGCGAGAGAATTATCCCAAGATTCGCCCAGATTTGGGGGGAGCCAACCTCAGTGGTATGACCCTAGAACTCATTAATTTCAATGATGTCAACCTAGAGGGGGCCAACTTGGCCGGGTCTGATATGCGACGGGCCACGCTCCGGGAAGCCTATTTGACCAACACCAATTTCTATATGTGTGATTTGATTGAGGCGAATCTGGAGGGGGCCTGCTTGCAGCGTGCGACCCTAGCGGGGGCAGATCTCTATAAATCAAACCTCGCTATGGCCGATCTCCGCAATGCCAATTTGGTGGGGGCACTCCTGCGGCGGGTTAATCTTTTGGAGGCCACCCTAGAAGGGGCTAACCTGACCCGCGCCAACCTGTTACAGGCCAATCTCCTCCAGGCTAATTGTAAGGGAGCCATTCTCCAAGGGGCGATTCTGGAGGGAGCCAGCCTGATTAATACGGATTTTACGGATGCCATTTTAGTGGAGGCAAACCTGATGAAGGCCAATGCCTGTCGCACCTGCTTTTTAGGAGCCAATCTCTATAAGGCGGAAATGCGGGGGATTAATTTACGCAATGCCACCATGCCTGACGGCAGCCAATCTGACGAGTAA
- a CDS encoding response regulator transcription factor, with translation MKPRILIIDDDAAIADVLSINLEMAGYDVSQALDGMKGQALAVQLSPDLILLDLMLPQVDGFTVCQRLRRDDRTANIPILMLTALSQTQNKVDGFNAGADDYLTKPFELEEMLARVRALLRRTERIPQTAGHKEILSYGPLTLIPERFEVFWLNKVIKLTRLEFELLHCLLQRHGQTVAPSEILKEVWGYDPDDDIETIRVHVRHLRTKLEPDPRSPRYIKTVYGAGYCLELPSSIEPVESLAL, from the coding sequence ATGAAGCCACGAATTCTAATTATTGATGACGATGCAGCGATCGCCGATGTACTGTCGATCAACCTAGAGATGGCTGGATACGATGTGAGTCAGGCCTTGGATGGCATGAAGGGGCAGGCCCTAGCTGTTCAACTGTCTCCGGATCTAATTTTGTTGGATTTAATGTTGCCCCAGGTGGATGGATTTACGGTCTGCCAGCGACTACGCCGGGATGATCGCACCGCCAATATTCCCATTTTGATGCTGACGGCCCTCAGCCAAACCCAAAATAAGGTGGATGGCTTTAATGCCGGGGCCGATGATTATCTAACCAAGCCCTTTGAATTAGAAGAAATGTTAGCGCGGGTGCGGGCCCTTCTGCGGCGAACGGAGCGAATTCCCCAAACAGCGGGGCATAAGGAAATTTTGAGCTATGGCCCCCTCACCCTCATTCCCGAACGATTTGAAGTATTCTGGCTCAATAAGGTGATCAAGTTAACCCGCCTAGAGTTTGAATTACTTCACTGTTTACTCCAACGCCATGGCCAGACCGTTGCCCCCAGCGAAATCCTGAAGGAGGTGTGGGGGTACGATCCCGATGATGATATTGAAACGATCCGGGTTCATGTCCGCCATCTGCGTACTAAGCTGGAGCCGGATCCCCGCAGTCCCCGCTATATTAAAACCGTGTATGGAGCTGGGTATTGCCTGGAGTTGCCCAGTAGTATTGAGCCAGTGGAATCCTTAGCTCTCTAG
- a CDS encoding DUF1997 domain-containing protein codes for MSVEYPEQPLEDENENNGTDVPVPSHHHPPFDFHARFHGWMELYAPVSQYEAYLNDHRQWFYRCAHPMAAEPIGENGYILTIGRYGSFGYEVEPKIGLNLLPEDEGVYRIQTIPVPDQPFLNYEVDFQAEKALKPAIAQPEQDQDLIDLGVSQYTIVDWQLDLSVKVYFPRFIYRLPHGLIQRTGDRILAEIVKQVSYRLTAKVQDDFHQTIGLTLGKRWRRQRCHNARLNHPADDLDALDDLDPTLDGIASPAPELPANSESPPTQEP; via the coding sequence ATGTCCGTTGAATATCCAGAGCAGCCCCTTGAGGATGAAAATGAGAATAATGGGACTGATGTGCCTGTTCCCAGTCATCACCACCCGCCCTTTGATTTTCATGCCCGTTTCCATGGTTGGATGGAACTCTATGCCCCCGTCAGCCAGTACGAAGCCTATTTGAATGACCATCGTCAGTGGTTTTATCGCTGCGCCCATCCCATGGCAGCCGAACCCATTGGCGAGAATGGTTATATTTTGACCATTGGCCGCTACGGTTCCTTTGGCTATGAAGTCGAACCGAAGATTGGCCTAAATTTACTCCCGGAAGACGAGGGAGTGTATCGGATTCAGACCATCCCGGTGCCGGATCAACCCTTTTTGAACTATGAGGTGGATTTTCAGGCAGAAAAAGCCCTAAAGCCAGCGATCGCCCAGCCAGAACAGGATCAGGATTTAATTGATCTGGGGGTGAGTCAGTACACCATTGTGGATTGGCAGCTAGATTTATCCGTGAAGGTCTATTTTCCCCGCTTTATTTATCGCCTACCCCATGGACTGATTCAACGCACCGGCGATCGCATTTTGGCGGAAATTGTGAAACAGGTCTCCTATCGTCTCACGGCCAAAGTCCAGGATGATTTTCATCAGACCATTGGTTTGACCCTAGGTAAGCGTTGGCGACGACAGCGATGCCACAATGCCCGCCTTAATCACCCAGCGGACGATCTGGATGCTCTAGATGATCTAGACCCAACACTTGACGGAATCGCTTCACCCGCGCCTGAATTGCCAGCCAATTCTGAGTCGCCACCCACTCAGGAGCCATAA
- a CDS encoding GNAT family N-acetyltransferase, translating to MRQSWGYTHLQFHLTLINSPPRISFIYLVFVPSCQLKVFVPFEATGHGAWGEVAYLLGEAWWGKGLAFEAMSWWHDYLATVTPRTEWWATVHPMNQRSIRLLKRLGYREVAPNQCPKLYSYDLGDCCFVKSLPSF from the coding sequence GTGAGGCAATCATGGGGATACACTCATTTACAATTCCATTTGACACTCATAAACTCACCCCCGCGGATCTCTTTCATTTATCTTGTATTTGTACCTTCATGTCAACTAAAAGTCTTCGTCCCATTTGAGGCGACAGGCCACGGAGCCTGGGGCGAAGTTGCCTACCTATTAGGTGAAGCTTGGTGGGGAAAGGGATTGGCCTTTGAGGCGATGTCTTGGTGGCACGATTACCTCGCTACGGTTACACCCAGAACAGAGTGGTGGGCCACGGTTCATCCTATGAATCAGAGGAGCATTCGCCTCTTAAAACGTCTTGGCTACAGGGAAGTGGCCCCAAACCAGTGCCCAAAACTGTATTCCTATGATTTGGGAGATTGCTGCTTTGTCAAATCTTTACCCTCATTTTAA